DNA sequence from the Hippopotamus amphibius kiboko isolate mHipAmp2 chromosome 1, mHipAmp2.hap2, whole genome shotgun sequence genome:
CCGGTCTTCTCACGGGCTTCCTCTTTATCTGGAGGGCTTGACTCTCGCTCCTCGTTTGAGTCACTGAAAGCCTGAATGATGACGGTGCCGAAGAGGGTGAAGAGGGCAGAGAAGACCAGGGACAGAAGGGGCATCATTTCCCGCCAATTGTTGTGAAATACGCTGTCCCAGCAGTCTGAGATGTAGTCAGAAGCAGAGTAGAGCCACCGAAGGAGAAAAATAGGGGTAAGTTCATCAGTCAGGTCGGGGAGCACAGCTTCCGAGAACAGAAGAGCTGGATCTTTCCGCAGCTGGTCAAGATAACCCAAAAGGATGAACTTACCACTCTCACTCCCGGTCCAGGGGTCCTCCAGGGTTTTAtacaccaccctccctgccatgTTGCGCCTTTCTAAGATAGACACCGCTGATTTTCCTCAAAACGCGTCCCTGTCTGGTAGTAAGGTGTTGGCAAACTGCAGCGGCTGACTGCTGTAGACATGCACGAACCTCACTGTGTCCTGCGTGTTTGCCAGGGCAAAGGACAGGAAGGCCTCGAAGGGTTTACTCAACTTGGTAGCCTCACTGGTCAGTAAAACCACACAGTACTTCCTCTGTCGGTGAGACCGTTTCACGGGGCAGAGTTCATGGAACAACTTCTGGCTGGTGAGCCTGGCTGCCAACAGATACTTGTTTTGGGTGATAAAGTCATCAATGACCTGTTTCTTCATACCTCGGGCCTGGATGACACCTGCAGGCTTGTGTATGTGTTCTTTAAAGATCAGGGTGGTGGGGGCATAGACATGGCCGTGGTATTGCCTCGTCACCTCTTCCGCCCCTCGTAGACCGACATACACACAACCAAATGacaaatcatctttgtatgcGAAAGCAGCCAACTTGTAGAGCAGTGGTATAACGGGCATTTGGTCAAACAGAAGGACACGTGGTTTATTCTCTTGCTGCCAGCCAGAGAGGAATCtgacataatttttatttgtgactTTCTCCACCAAGTTCCCTGGAAGAAGACTCTCTACAAACTGTCGCAGGTTCTCACGGACAACTGCATTATGGAAGAAGGAGATTTTCCCATTTATGATTCCTAGGATAGAGGGTGTGCTGTGTGCTCCCAGGTGATGGGCCAGGCGTCTCTCGTACCCAGCGTGGACCACGCTGATTCCTACGCCCAATCCTTCCAGTTCTTGAACTACTTCTTTCCAAACAGGCTCAATATGGATACAGCTAAAGCACCAATCTGAGGTGATCTTTGTGAGGTAGGGTTTCTTGAAGCTATCTGGAACGACTTCATTCACATAATGTGAAAAGTGCAATAAATACTTTTCATCCATTGAGTCCCGCTGTTCAGAATTAAAAGGGAAGTGAAAAAAAGATTCATCGAAATAAAAATTCTCATGGAAGTGGCGGAAGCAATACTCtcgctgctgctgcttctggtaGCCCTGGTTCTCCCCGGCATCTCCATCGTGGTCATAATGGGATCTCTTTTCTTCATGGCAAAGAATCTCGTAAGCCTTGCTAATCTGAATGAACTTGTCTTCTGCTCCAGGATCTTTGTTTTTGTCAGGATGCCGGTAAAGGGCACCGGCCTAACCGGCTGCAGCGTCCGTGCTCCAGTGAGTCCGCCGGGCCAGGAGCCTCCCCCAGACGTCTTATTATTCACATTACACAATTACTCTTTCCAGAGTTGTTATGGCTATAAGCGTAcgtcattttaaatatattcttattaataatgttcatttttcaaagaacacaTTTCCTGAGCACATATGTTTAAGAGGAAGATTTAAAGGTAGTCTGTAAAATCATAAGcgaaatttcaaatgcattttaatcaTTTGAATAAAGTTTATATTAAGTGAGTTTTTAAAGATCCCTGTTCAACAGAATGTAAATGAACTTACAGAAAACCAGAATAATGTGCATAACACATAACATTCATAATCTCAAAATTATACTACTGAATGTGTAGTTTaataaaggggagaaaaaagtaaGTTTCATTTACTTTGCATTACTGATTTAGCAGATTCAATTAGATTTTCTATCAAGTCAAGAATATATTCACATatagacacattttaaataaatacaatacatGTTATTATATATATGAACTATTATATCCTTAATGGGAACCTACTATTCTCAAAAACTTTGCCTAAATCAACACTGAAAGAGTTCTTCAAAGAAATTAACTCACCCAAGTTGTGAATAATTGCTTGCAGATTTTGCTAGTTTTGTCATTGACCTGGAGTACGCCTCTTCTATTGTAGCTCTGTTAAATCAAATTTCCATATTATAACTCTTGTTTAATGACCAAACATATAGCAAAATTATCAATATACAGTTACAAATgtagaaacaaaaagataactcaaagtatatgttaaaaataagtaGGTATGTGGTCATGAACTTCTGGCCTATCTTTAAATGCCCTCTGTGCacatgtacgagggtgagtcaaaaattatccgcactctggctgcagaatttattttaattaacttttagaaaagacaaatacatcatttttcgacataatctccttgcttttcaatacactttgtccatctgacaacaagctttcatattccctcattaaaaaaatgttttaggctgagctgcaccactgtcttcacttcttcatcagaagtgaatctttgtcctcataaggttgctttcagggaaccaaacaggtgaaagtccaatgcagcaagatcaggactatagggaggatgctttctttaacacctcaaaacgaagtttttgcagagtgttaacagcgtgggcagaagtatgtggacatgcattgtcatgcaagatcacaacgcccttggacagCAGTTCACTGCATTTAATCCAaggtttaggcttcagctcttcaataagcatttctatccattcatacacacttcttcgggacaaaacactttctccatactgcgcgcAACATCTTCATTAAATAATGGCACCAcctacaccctcagaccacaaaaagcgaatcactgcacgctgctcttcttttgtgcaaatcacaagaggggcatccatttttgctcatactgcagttaaaaatgaactgatataacaagttcacacctgcacagcagtgagtgGGCAGagagtagccttgaatggaaagcactgataatacactgcagccaacagaagttttaatataaccagagtgcagataatttttgactcaccctcatacttaaAGAACCAGTCTAGTATAGAACTAAAATAATGTATTGATATATCACCAAAAACACTTTAGAGAAGTCAATCCTCTTTTTAGCTTTAGTACCAATGGTTTTCTGAGTAGCAAGTACAAAAGTACTGCTTCTTGTATTCTCTCTCTACATAAACTGATCCAGTATGAAAGTCATTTGTGTTTAATATTTCCTTGGTGTACTTAATatagttttattattctttaacatTGTGATTTCATTATTATGTGCATTTAACAGAACAAGAGATTGGCAACAGTCATTTGCACAAAACTAAATATGAATTATTAGCAACTCTGAGATCCTGAACTTCAGTACTTAATCTGGTCTGCGATTAGATCTAAACCACTAacaaaaaaagtatttcacaCTAGAATACTGTGTTTTATATAACTATTATTCAGCATACAGAATTTTCGGctaaaaaaaactgaacaaaagctATTAaatatggaatagaaaaaaattttcctacaGGTACATAACTTACAAATGAAAAATGCGACACTGTCTTGGCCTTCTTAACACTACAAAAGTTAAGTTCTATCTTACCTCTCCCATAATTACCCTGTCCCTTCTCAATCTGTGCTACACTTAACAGAGAAAGTCTACAACCACCACTGCCTTCCATTTACTTTGATAGATTCAActaacattctgtttttaatgtcCAAATCCAGATCTCCACCCTGCCCTTGAATTTAATCATCTGTTTATATCTAAATGCCTCAAGCATAACTCTACCTAGTATCTTAATCAACTCAAACTCAGAATATCCAAATTAAGCTTATTTCCAAACTcttccccaaccccaaccccacaAAAACTAGCTCTTTAACAAAAAGGAACTACTAACAGTAACTGCTTCTCACTTATGGCACTGTGACTTTTTTCTGCTCTTTTACACTTTGTGTGTctttttaatatactatattaCAAGGGTAGtactttgataatttttaaaaagttaatgcaGAAATAATATCTCAATGAATAAGTTTAAAACAGCAAGGTAAAAATGGTTCAATTTCCAGTAACAGTAAATTGATCCAAAAACCTTCCAatgagaaaactagaaaaagcTGGAGAGGTGGAGGGTGTGCCTAGAAGGCATCAGAGAACTAAAGAGGCAGTTAATCAGTAGGCCAAGATCCAAGAGAAGCATAtccagagaagagagacagataTGTAGGGTAGCTTTTCCCTTGGGGGCATCTAGAAGAGGCAGCTGAGACTGAGAAGTGCAGCAAAGCCTCACAAGGTAATGGAGACAAAACTAGCTTCAGACTTGCCAAAGGTGGGAAGCATGGGAAATCCCAAAGCCTTTAAATAGAGATTCAAAGAGTAAGGGTATAAGGAGTTAAGGATGAACCATAAGTAGGCAAGCTCTAAAAGGGACTGCAAATCTTGCCTTTTCAAACTCTGATACTAGATCCTGCATGGTTGTCTTATATACATTCAGACAACCACCAGGCACATAGGAAACAAGACAAGATGAACAACCAGTGGAAACAAATTTAACAATGTTCCGCAAAGCTGAGACTTTATGAGTTTATATATTATGTTCAAGGATCCAGTAGATTAAATCAAGAACTAGAGATCATTTTTCAAAAGTGCGGGGAAAGCacagcaaatttgaaaaaaacacaaattctatatctGAAAAATTCAATAACCAAAATTAATATCTCAATGAATGCAGTTTAAGTGCAGATTCAATACACTGTAGTGAGAATTAGTAAACCAGAGAGAGGTGAGAAGAATCTATTCTGGATTAAAGCTCAGTGAaacataaactaacacaacattgtaaatcaactatactccaataaaaattaatttaagaaaaaaaaaagaaaaaaaagctcagtGAAGCAAAACAGtggaaaacagagaagagaaataaaaggacaaaGCAAAAAAGTCTAACATAtgtgtaaagaaagaaagaatgggtcAGAAGAAACATTTGCAGAGACAATGacagagaattttccaaaacgGACAAAAGATATCAAACCACAGGTTCAAGTAGCCCAACAAACCCTAAGAGGATGAATAAAAAGATATGTACACCTAGTAACATCATAGTAAAACTGctaaaagtcaaagacaaaaagaaaaccttaaaagcagCTAAACCCTTCCCACCACCAAATGTCACTTTCAAAGGAACAATAATTAGACTGATAGCTATTATCTCAACAGTAGATAATGCAATGatcttcaaagaatttttttaatctagtaaaattcaaaactataaaactcctagaaaataaattatgagaAAACTTTGATGATCTTGGGTATGGTTATACCTTTTTAAATAGAATACTATAGACATGATctataaaagaaatcattaataagctgggcttcattaaaattaaaaaattctgctcGGTGAAAGATGATGTGtagaaaattcttatttttaagaatttaacaagacacagactgggagaaattatttgtaaaggacacatgagaaaaagaaatgtttattaaatccCAAATATACACAGAACTTTCACagctcaacaataagaaagcaaacaacctgaATAAAAAATGCGCCAAAAactttaacagacacctcaccaaagatgaTACACAGACAACagacaagcatatgaaaagctgctccacatcacatgtcatcagggaaatgtaaattaaaactagataccactacatacctattagaatggccgaAGTCTGGAACACTAACACCACCAAATACCACCAAGGATGTAGAGCATCAGAAATTGTCATTCGTTGctggtgaaaatgcaaaatgatacagccactttggaagacagtttggcagtttcttataaaactaaacatattcttaccctACAATCTAGTAATTGTGTTCTTTGCTATATACGCagaggagctgaaaacttatgttcaccaAAACACGCAcaaggatgtttatagcagctttattcataacggCCAAAACTcaaaagcaaccaagatgtccttcagtagatgaatgggtaGATAATGGATAAATAACtcacatccagacaatgaaatgttattcagcatattactaagtgaaagaagccatccTGAAAATGctattacatactgtatgattccaactacagtTGACCTTCGAGcagcacaggtttgaactgtgtgggtccacttatacacagatttttttcaataaatacatactatagTACTAAATGATCCACAGGTGGCTGAATCCGCGGATATAGAACTCTAGATATGAAGTGcccactgtaaagttatatgcagatATTTGACTGCACATAGGGTTGGCACGCCTAACCCCTGCACTATTTAAGGGTCAACAACatacgacattctggaaaaggcaaaactgtagagaCATTACAACAAAGCACAGAGTATTctaggacagtgaaaatactctgcataatattataatgatggatatacgtcatcatacatttgtccaacccatagaatgtataacaccaagagtaAACCCCAAGGTCAACTATGGATTTggggtgattatgatgtatcagtgtaggttcatccttggtttaaaaaaaaaaaaaagtaccgtTTTGGTGAGCAATGTTAATAATGGGGGAGGTTATCTGTGTCTGGGGGCAGGAgacatatgggaaatctctgtatcttcctctcaattttattgtaaacctaaaactgctcccccaaaatgactttaaaaaaaatagaattctatacccagcaaaaatataaatgaaagtaaTCCCCTAATAAAATAACAGATCTAGCTGATGAACATCAATGGCTACTAACATCACAGAAGAGATATAACTAGATATTATATGCCTTCGATGGAAGTACACACCACTACCAATGAAGTATTTTGTCAAAATATTGAACTGAATTGATCTAGTTGCTACATTCAAATGAGAATTTATAGGAAATACAGGGGTTAAGGAAAATGTTAACTAAAGCTATGAATATGCAATTAGCATATTCCAGGATTTGGGACCCACTACAGAACAAATAATTTCGTTtcttcagccaaaaaaaaaggtaaggaagGGGTGAGGAGAACTATAGATTAAGAGACTCAAAAATCAAATCAATCAAACATAACATAAGTCTTCTGGGATGTGGGCTGAAGGAAATCAACCACAtacactctgtgtgtgtatgacaaCTGAGGAAAACTGAGCACTGACTGGATATTTGGTGATGTTAGGGAATTAATACTATATTTTTAGATAAGGTAACATACTGTAGTTATGCTTTTTAAATAGCCCTCATCTTCCACAAAcacatctgaaattcaaatggaTGAAATGCAATGTTTCTGAATCTGAGATCTGCTTTATAACAATTCAAGAGTAGTGGTATGGAATATATGGAACAAGTGTGGCCATGATTTGACAATGTTGAAGCTCAGTGCCTGCAACATGGACGTTCATTATATTAAGTTTCTAACTTCTGAGTaagttttatatatgtttgaaagtgtccataataaaaagttttttaaataaagatacagatatgATCAGACTAACAAAAATTCAGAATTCATCACCAGAAAATTCACACTGAAGAATGTTAAAAGATGGttttagggaagaaaaatgatcCAGGACAAAGTATCAgagaaaaagtaaacaattttaataaatctaaaaaataactacataaaaatgttaagaatacagaagaataaaatacataaccaTCTGACTTGAAAAAAGTCAACTAgattagatattaaaaatattttttaattatcattaatTTTGTTAGATGGGTAATGTTATTGTCCTCTCAGTCATTAGCTGTTAGGAGATACATACGTAAGTATCGATGGATGTAATAATTTGATGTCAGGGAACTGTTTTAAACAAGACTGTCAAAATACTATAACTATAGTAGTGgtttataaaactttattttttggctaagtTTGAAACAGTTCAAacaaaaagctaaagaaatagaCAACAAAAATGGATATAAGTGTATATTTCCACAATAAAGtgtgttaaaaatagaaaacttttaatttccagagtaaaaagttaaacacacacacaaatggctaTAAAGCATATAAGTCAGGAGGTGGTGGTGTTCTCAGGTTCTTGCATTTTCAGGAAGACAATAAAAACACCAATTATTATTAGAAATTAATATGTCAAGGAAGTATGCTATCACCTCTAGGATAACCACTAAAAGAATGAGGCTATTACTTCTAAGgtgatagaagaaaaaaatttaatagaataaaaaaaaaatgttttttaaagccaaaaggcaagaaagaggaagacaaaatataaaacaaataggataaatagaaaaaaaaatactaaaatagtaAAGGGGTCGGCAAACTGCAAACCATCAGCAAATCTGGCCaattgttttcataaataaagtttattagaaCACATTGACGCTCATTTATTTAATGTTGGTTATACCTGATTTTGTACTAATAGAACAGAGCTGAACAGCTGCAACAGAGACCAGACTGCACACAAAGCCTTTACACAAAAAGTTTCAAAACCTCTGACACAACagatttaaattcaaatatatctGCAAAGATACTGTATGTAACAGACTAAGTGCTCCAATTAAAGAATAAGGATTGTGCAAATGGCTTTAAAAACGAGAGAAACACATCTACACCACAAGAACAcagctaaggaaaaaaatacaactgcCCTGCAAACACTAACCAAAAGCAAACAGATGACACTTTAATAACAACAAAGACTTCAAGGCAAAAAACACTGCTACAGATATAAAAGGACACtttagaatgaatgaaaaaaaaagttcaattcaCTTGATgtaatagttttaaatttctatcCATCTACTAACATGGCCCCAAACACATATAGCAAAATTGGCAGAACTACATGGATGAATATTCACAATTGATATGAGAGATTTTTCAAAACAGCTCTCTCAGGAACTGATAAAATGAgcaggattaaaaaataaaaaccggTGAGGACACATTAGAGTTGAACAACAGAATTCACAAACTTAATCATAAATACATATAGAACTCATCCAACAAATGCAAAACATTTTCAGATACATACAGATATTTACTAAAATTGACTCTACCCTGGTCCATAAACCAAGTGtcaacaaatttcaaaacaatGAAATCATACACAGTATGTTCTCTTACCACAATGAAATTAGGCTTGAAATCAATAGGAagaatatacctttttttttgataaacaaattgtattatattaatacactggaatactactcagtaacaAAAAGGAGCACCTGTTAAACATGCAGTAGCATGAAGAATCTCAAAAACACGCCGAGCAAAGCAAAAGACAtgacacaaaagagtatatactgtatttttctatttatatgaagtccTAGGACAAGAAAACTACTTTTTGTTAACTAAATCAAAACAGTGGTTTCTTGGAAGGGAGGAGTAGGAGATTTACTAGGAAGGGGCATGAGGGAATTTTCTGGGGAGAtgcaaatgttctatatcttataATGGTATAGATCACATGGACATATGCATTTAAGAATACAcctttagggacttccccggtggtgcagtggttaagaatccacctgccaatgcaggggacatgggtttaatccctggtccaagaagatcccacatgctgaggagcaattaagcccctgcacaactactgaagcccacacacctagaacccatgctctgtaacaagagaagccatctcaatgagaagcccgtgcactgcgacagagtagcccccacccaccacaactagaaaaagcctgtgcacaggaatgaagacccaacaccgccagtaaataaaattaattaaattaaaaaaatatatatatacctttaaaaatcaacacatatttggaaattaagaaatatacttctaaataacctagagagacaagaagaaaaacacaatgaaacttcaaaaatatatttcaacaaaCTATGATGAAAATCCTATTTCTCAAAACTAGTGGAGTACAACAAAAACAATGCttgagggaaatttatagagTTAAATGAATatatcagaaatggaaaaaagctGAAAATCATAAAGTTAAGCATCTAtcctaaaaaatttaaagaacaaactgAACACaaagttgaaagaaataaagaatagaaattaatgaaacagaatataaatatacaaaaagattAACAAAGTCAATAATTTGGGTTCTTTGTAAAAACTATTGAAACAAACAACCATCAAATGAGACTGATcatgaaaaaagggagaaggcacaaataaccaatatcaggaataaaaacTGGGACATCAGTACAGATCCTGTGAGACAAGTTCATTAAAGActattaagaataattttttgccaataaattcgaaaatttaaaataaatttaaaatataacgaACTCACAGAAGAACTGCAATATCTGAATAGTCCtgtaactattaaaaatattaaatatgtgattttaaattttcctacaggaattccctggtagtgcagtgggtaagaatccacctgccaatgcagggggacacaggtttgatccctggtctgggaagatcccacatgcttcagagcaattaagcaattaagcccatgcgccacaactactgagcatgcgctctagagtccatgagccacaactactgaagcccatgtgcctagagcctgtgcaccacaacaagagaagccatcgcaatgagaagcccaagcactgcaaggaagagtagcccctacttgccacaactagagaaagcccatgagcagcaagaacgcagccaataaataaatgaataaataaatttattttttaaaaaaaagaaagcacctaTTCCTTTGAAAGGAACttattcaaagaattaaaaaataaagtcttcctaCAAAGACAATCTCAAACCagcaaattctataaaacatAAGGAAGAAACTATAATCTCCcacaaatttttccaaataatacaaaaataggGTATATTCCCCAACTGATTTTATGAGACCAACAAACCTTGATTAACAAAACCTAAGAAGGATATctggagaaaagaaatttttagGCCAGTCTCActcataaatatagatgcaaaaatatgaaataaaatagcaCCAAACTGCTCTACTAATGTATAAAAATGATAATGCATCTCCACCATGTTTGGTTTAAACCAGGAATGGGAAgttagtttaacattcaaaattcaatgtaattcagattaacaaaaggaaaaaaagaaaagatccattcatgatttttttaaaaaggaaaacaaaagccttACTAAAATACAATTTTCATAATCTGATAAATAGTAGGGAAAAAAACTAGAATAATTTAAGAGTGAAATGTGAGACTggcaacaagacaaggatgcctatcatcaccatttctattcagcatTACACTGGAAGTATCTGCTACcgcaataacaaaaagaaataaaagatataaggattaaaaagggagaaataaaactgtcattttcaCAAGATGACTGCACacacagaaaatccaaaagaatctagagataaataaaattaccaGAATAAACAAGAATTGCCAGGTTGCTGGACATCAAGTCAACATATAAAAGTCAAGCACGTTTACATAAATTTGCAACACATAACTGACAAACTGCTTTcatctagaaaatataaagaatttctttattttttaaaaggaagaaaataactcagaaaaatatgcaaaagatGAACAGATActtcataaaagaaaagatgcaaatagccaataaacCTATGAAAGGATGTTCAATCttattcatcagggaaatacaactTAAAACCACAAGATAGTACTATTTATCAAAACAGCTCAAAGTAAAGGATAGAGAAAACCAAGTGTTGCTGAGGACATAGATCAACTGGAACTCTCCAGCAAGGCTGCTGTTGGTGTAACTGGTACAACCACCTTGGAAAATTCCTTGGCATTATCTACCAGAGTTGAACACACAAATGTTCCAAGACCTGGCAATTCTTTTTACCCCAGGGTAAATAActaatacaaatatatgtatactgAGACACGTgcaagaatattaaaagcaatattACTTATAGtagcaaaaaactggaaacatcccaaatgtctgtcaacactagtagaaaaatacatttcacatatttacataatttaatattaaacagcactgtaaataaattatactaaATTCAACACAAATGAATCTCACAACAGTGCTGAGTAACAGGAGTCAGAAAAAATACCTACTATATGATTAAATTGATACACTcaatacaaaattcaaaaaatagGTACAACTAACTTCCTTTgacagataaataaacaaattacaaTATATCCATAAATGGAATActacatagaaaaaaagaatgaattattgatacatgcaacaacacggaccaatctcaaaataattataatgagtGAAAGCACTGGACAACCAAGTATATCCTGTGTGATTCCAGTTATATAAAATTCTATAGAAATGCAAACTAAGTGTCAAAAGCAAATTAGTGATTGCTTACGGATGGGGGGAGGCACAGAAAGAAGGAATTACAAAGGAGAGACGAATATGTTcactatcttgattgtggtgattgtCTTGAGTGTATGCATATATCAAAAtgtatcaaactgtacactttaaatatgtgcagtatattgtgtgtcaattatacctcaataaagctgtaggtagggagagatggggggagggagggaagaaagatagaaaagcaaaggagaaaggcaggagaaaaaaaaggagcatGTAAGTGGGGAGCAGAGGACGAGggtatgagagaaagaaagtCTGAATGACTaacttatttaacctttctgggccccaattttcttatctataaaatgggacttacggatttccctggtggcacagtggttaagaatccacctgccaatacaggggacatgggttcgagccctggttgggtaagatcccacatgccacagagcaactaagcctatgtgccacaactactgagcctgtgctctacagcccgtgagccacaactactgagcctgtgtggcacaactactgagcccgcacgctACAACTATTgatgcccacgcacctagagcctgtgctctgcaacaacagaagccacctcaatgagaagcctgtgcaccgtaataaagagtagcccccactcaccgcaactagagaaagcccgtgcacagcaacaaagacccaacgcagccaaaaaaataataaagttctttaaaaaacaaataaataaaatgggactTAGAGTTTTGACagttaaatgagataaggtaTACAAAGTCCTTAGTGCATACCATATGTTCATGTGtctatcttttcttcctttctttctcattcactCTTTCAAGAAATATGAGTATCCAactgtgtcaggctctgtgctaggcactggatACAACAGAATATTGTATACTGTTCCCCTATAAGGGGAatatagaaacaaataacaaaaatgagTAACTACAACATCTTAGAAATACTACAAAAGAGATATATCATGTTAACAGAGATTA
Encoded proteins:
- the LOC130859045 gene encoding LOW QUALITY PROTEIN: dnaJ homolog subfamily C member 16-like (The sequence of the model RefSeq protein was modified relative to this genomic sequence to represent the inferred CDS: substituted 1 base at 1 genomic stop codon), with translation MTYAYSHNNSGKSNCAGALYRHPDKNKDPGAEDKFIQISKAYEILCHEEKRSHYDHDGDAGENQGYQKQQQREYCFRHFHENFYFDESFFHFPFNSEQRDSMDEKYLLHFSHYVNEVVPDSFKKPYLTKITSDWCFSCIHIEPVWKEVVQELEGLGVGISVVHAGYERRLAHHLGAHSTPSILGIINGKISFFHNAVVRENLRQFVESLLPGNLVEKVTNKNYVRFLSGWQQENKPRVLLFDQMPVIPLLYKLAAFAYKDDLSFGCVYVGLRGAEEVTRQYHGHVYAPTTLIFKEHIHKPAGVIQARGMKKQVIDDFITQNKYLLAARLTSQKLFHELCPVKRSHRQRKYCVVLLTSEATKLSKPFEAFLSFALANTQDTVRFVHVYSSQPLQFANTLLPDRDAFXGKSAVSILERRNMAGRVVYKTLEDPWTGSESGKFILLGYLDQLRKDPALLFSEAVLPDLTDELTPIFLLRWLYSASDYISDCWDSVFHNNWREMMPLLSLVFSALFTLFGTVIIQAFSDSNEERESSPPDKEEAREKTGKTEPSFTKEPSSKIPKKGFVEVTELTDVTYTGNLVRLRPGHMNVVHILSNSTKTSLLQKFALEVYTFTGSSCLHFSFLSLDKHREWLEYLLEFAQDAAPIPNQYDKHLMESDYTGYVLALNGHKKYFCLFKPQKTVEEEEAMGLCSDLDSSLHLGESRGKSSSGLGSRPIKGKLSKLSLWMEPLLEASLQRFYIPSWPELD